In Numidum massiliense, a single genomic region encodes these proteins:
- a CDS encoding ornithine cyclodeaminase family protein, with translation MLILAEQDIQKNYLMRDAIADLKRGLAAKNEGLIDNPHRTVIEFPKHQASALYMPSADLAEEITAVKVVSIFPENPQRGKPTTQGVMLLTDAQTGEHLCMMNASYLTRLRTGALSGIATEKLARVDAKTLGVIGTGAMAFEQVLGVLEVRDIEKIALFNRTREKAEQFKEKLLAYGVRQEIVVAQAVAELVREADIICCATRSNTPVFDGNDLQPGTHINGVGSYLPSMREVDLRTIERADKIVVDDLTGVKEEAGELMHANEESDWSFSYIYAELSQVSGREGLIRETNEEVTFFKSVGAAYFDLAVAKGIYFKARVLGFGKEAIV, from the coding sequence ATGCTTATTTTAGCCGAGCAAGACATACAGAAAAATTATTTGATGCGAGATGCGATTGCCGATTTAAAGCGTGGGCTCGCGGCAAAAAACGAGGGGCTAATCGACAACCCTCACCGCACCGTGATTGAATTTCCTAAACATCAAGCATCTGCGTTGTATATGCCGAGTGCGGATTTAGCAGAGGAAATCACCGCTGTTAAAGTCGTATCGATATTTCCGGAAAATCCTCAGAGAGGTAAACCGACGACCCAAGGGGTGATGCTGCTGACCGATGCGCAAACCGGTGAACATTTGTGCATGATGAATGCGTCTTATTTAACGCGGCTCCGGACCGGTGCGCTGAGTGGAATTGCAACAGAAAAATTAGCGAGAGTAGACGCAAAGACGCTAGGTGTCATTGGCACCGGGGCGATGGCGTTTGAACAAGTGTTAGGTGTACTGGAAGTACGGGATATTGAAAAAATTGCACTGTTTAATCGCACCCGGGAAAAGGCGGAGCAGTTTAAAGAAAAGCTTCTAGCATATGGCGTTCGCCAAGAGATCGTTGTCGCCCAAGCTGTCGCAGAACTTGTGCGGGAGGCCGATATTATTTGCTGTGCCACTCGCTCCAATACACCCGTATTCGACGGGAACGATCTACAGCCAGGGACGCACATTAACGGAGTCGGTTCGTATTTGCCCTCGATGCGAGAAGTCGACCTGAGAACTATTGAGCGGGCAGATAAAATTGTCGTCGACGATCTAACAGGTGTGAAAGAAGAAGCTGGAGAACTGATGCACGCAAACGAAGAAAGCGACTGGAGTTTTTCATATATTTATGCGGAGCTCAGTCAAGTAAGTGGGCGAGAGGGTTTAATTAGGGAGACGAATGAGGAAGTGACATTCTTTAAATCGGTCGGGGCGGCGTATTTTGATTTGGCCGTCGCGAAGGGGATTTATTTTAAAGCGAGGGTCCTCGGGTTTGGGAAGGAAGCTATCGTGTAG